In the Brassica napus cultivar Da-Ae chromosome A7, Da-Ae, whole genome shotgun sequence genome, one interval contains:
- the LOC106354502 gene encoding zinc finger CCCH domain-containing protein 16 isoform X2 gives MRKELCRNFQQGSCRYGERCRYLHPQQTKPNNPFGFGTQQQQNKTSNNPFGFGVQGGSNSNRPNQSQQNTWQRNPSSGSGASTQQSGKQTQQADHKCTDPAACKRVIQEDLKNERPMWKLTCYAHCKHLPCDVSGDVSYEELRAMAYEESKRGIPLQSIVERERNLQNAKVAEFENFLRSPYRGAVTANQTPSIFPPATQVNSSPPGGFSAFNQQPAFPNTNAGGGGPPNPFGRFNQQPNAFSVNTPQPAPSGPSGFQSQPSSFGPGPAAPSAFQPSVSFKPASFGPGPVAPSGFQSQPASFGPGPGLSTPPQNSSIFPSVTPTPAFNSNQNNQTGFSFNSPVASFTSPAVDTTNTPSGTELQAGGAPVDTSIWLKEKWNPGEIPEQAPPDAFVHR, from the exons ATGAGAAAAGAGTTGTGCAGAAACTTTCAGCAGGGCAG TTGTAGGTATGGAGAAAGATGTAGATACCTTCATCCACaacaaactaaaccaaacaACCCCTTCGGCTTCGGCACACAGCAGCAACAGAACAAGACTTCGAACAACCCTTTTGGATTCGGTGTACAAGGCGGTTCTAACTCCAACAGACCAAATCAATCTCAGCAG AACACATGGCAACGTAATCCTTCTAGTGGTAGTGGTGCTTCTACGCAGCAGTCTGGTAAACAGACTCAGCAGGCTGACCATAA ATGCACGGATCCTGCTGCGTGTAAGAGGGTGATTCAAGAGGATCTTAAGAATGAGAGACCCATGTGGAAGCTCACTTGCTACGCTCACTGCAAACA CCTTCCTTGTGACGTTTCTGGTGATGTCAGCTACGAAGAGTTACGTGCCATGGCGTATGAAGAATCCAAACGAGGAATACCTCTACAGTCTATT GTTGAAAGGGAGAGGAATTTGCAAAATGCAAAAGTAGCTGAGtttgaaaactttctaaggagtccATACAGAGGCGCTGTTACAGCCAATCAAACTCCTAGTATCTTCCCACCAGCTACTCAGGTCAACTCCTCCCCTCCAGGGGGATTCTCTGCCTTCAACCAACAACCAGCATTCCCCAACACCAATGCTGGTGGTGGAGGACCTCCTAATCCTTTTGGGCGGTTTAATCAACAACCTAATGCTTTCAGCGTCAACACTCCTCAACCTGCTCCTTCAG GTCCTTCTGGCTTCCAGAGTCAACCATCATCGTTTGGACCTGGACCAGCTGCTCCATCTGCTTTCCAACCATCAGTATCGTTCAAGCCAGCATCGTTTGGACCTGGACCGGTTGCTCCCTCTGGCTTCCAGAGTCAGCCAGCATCGTTTGGACCTGGACCAGGACTCTCCACACCTCCACAGAACAGCAGCATCTTTCCTTCAGTGACCCCGACGCCGGCTTTTAATTCTAACCAGAATAATCAGACCGGTTTTAGTTTCAATTCCCCTGTTGCATCTTTCACTTCTCCTGCTGTAGACACAACAAACACACCTTCCGG AACCGAGCTACAAGCAGGAGGTGCCCCTGTTGATACTAGCATCTGGTTAAAGGAGAAATGGAATCCAGGAGAG ATTCCAGAGCAAGCGCCGCCTGATGCATTTGTTCATCGATAA
- the LOC106354502 gene encoding zinc finger CCCH domain-containing protein 16 isoform X1 — MRKELCRNFQQGSCRYGERCRYLHPQQTKPNNPFGFGTQQQQNKTSNNPFGFGVQGGSNSNRPNQSQQPFQNTWQRNPSSGSGASTQQSGKQTQQADHKCTDPAACKRVIQEDLKNERPMWKLTCYAHCKHLPCDVSGDVSYEELRAMAYEESKRGIPLQSIVERERNLQNAKVAEFENFLRSPYRGAVTANQTPSIFPPATQVNSSPPGGFSAFNQQPAFPNTNAGGGGPPNPFGRFNQQPNAFSVNTPQPAPSGPSGFQSQPSSFGPGPAAPSAFQPSVSFKPASFGPGPVAPSGFQSQPASFGPGPGLSTPPQNSSIFPSVTPTPAFNSNQNNQTGFSFNSPVASFTSPAVDTTNTPSGTELQAGGAPVDTSIWLKEKWNPGEIPEQAPPDAFVHR, encoded by the exons ATGAGAAAAGAGTTGTGCAGAAACTTTCAGCAGGGCAG TTGTAGGTATGGAGAAAGATGTAGATACCTTCATCCACaacaaactaaaccaaacaACCCCTTCGGCTTCGGCACACAGCAGCAACAGAACAAGACTTCGAACAACCCTTTTGGATTCGGTGTACAAGGCGGTTCTAACTCCAACAGACCAAATCAATCTCAGCAG CCTTTTCAGAACACATGGCAACGTAATCCTTCTAGTGGTAGTGGTGCTTCTACGCAGCAGTCTGGTAAACAGACTCAGCAGGCTGACCATAA ATGCACGGATCCTGCTGCGTGTAAGAGGGTGATTCAAGAGGATCTTAAGAATGAGAGACCCATGTGGAAGCTCACTTGCTACGCTCACTGCAAACA CCTTCCTTGTGACGTTTCTGGTGATGTCAGCTACGAAGAGTTACGTGCCATGGCGTATGAAGAATCCAAACGAGGAATACCTCTACAGTCTATT GTTGAAAGGGAGAGGAATTTGCAAAATGCAAAAGTAGCTGAGtttgaaaactttctaaggagtccATACAGAGGCGCTGTTACAGCCAATCAAACTCCTAGTATCTTCCCACCAGCTACTCAGGTCAACTCCTCCCCTCCAGGGGGATTCTCTGCCTTCAACCAACAACCAGCATTCCCCAACACCAATGCTGGTGGTGGAGGACCTCCTAATCCTTTTGGGCGGTTTAATCAACAACCTAATGCTTTCAGCGTCAACACTCCTCAACCTGCTCCTTCAG GTCCTTCTGGCTTCCAGAGTCAACCATCATCGTTTGGACCTGGACCAGCTGCTCCATCTGCTTTCCAACCATCAGTATCGTTCAAGCCAGCATCGTTTGGACCTGGACCGGTTGCTCCCTCTGGCTTCCAGAGTCAGCCAGCATCGTTTGGACCTGGACCAGGACTCTCCACACCTCCACAGAACAGCAGCATCTTTCCTTCAGTGACCCCGACGCCGGCTTTTAATTCTAACCAGAATAATCAGACCGGTTTTAGTTTCAATTCCCCTGTTGCATCTTTCACTTCTCCTGCTGTAGACACAACAAACACACCTTCCGG AACCGAGCTACAAGCAGGAGGTGCCCCTGTTGATACTAGCATCTGGTTAAAGGAGAAATGGAATCCAGGAGAG ATTCCAGAGCAAGCGCCGCCTGATGCATTTGTTCATCGATAA
- the LOC106354500 gene encoding 50S ribosomal protein L31, chloroplastic-like, which produces MAVSLPNSFLQINPSAPSLAIKKPITAAAIGARGGGKKPSVVQITCRKKDLHPEFHEDAKVYCNGELVMTTGGTKKEYVVDVWSGNHPFYLGNRSALMVDADQVEKFRKRFAGLSEIMEIPVLKGEIVLPTKKNKGAGKGKKK; this is translated from the exons ATGGCGGTTTCTCTCCCAAACTCGTTCCTACAGATCAATCCATCCGCTCCTTCTCTGGCAATCAAAAAG cCAATTACGGCGGCAGCGATTGGCGCGAGAGGAGGAGGAAAGAAACCGTCGGTGGTTCAAATAACGTGCAGGAAGAAGGATTTGCACCCCGAGTTTCACGAGGACGCCAAGGTTTACTGCAACGGAGAGCTCGTGATGACGACCGGAGGGACCAAGAAAGAATATGTGGTCGATGTTTGGTCTGGTAACCACCCGTTTTACCTCGGGAACAGGTCGGCTCTGATGGTTGATGCTGATCAGGTTGAGAAGTTCCGTAAGAGGTTCGCGGGGCTGTCGGAGATTATGGAGATTCCGGTTCTGAAAGGAGAGATCGTGTTGCCGACCAAGAAGAACAAAGGTGCTGGTAAAGGGAAGAAGAAATGA
- the LOC125576202 gene encoding uncharacterized protein LOC125576202, protein MTKKKQLDDVEAEKAEAMRRYNNQKRLRNIVRAAALSFFCYLWFPTLQAACDWFNRTGPVINLTNRALVFFFVNVLIGSIFLLSRDHGEEDSGSVSSNEPDLYDQYTSFSAVTVAVTASDDDDSKKKIVPTFITEVHEEVVAEKQIVSAEEVVVVEAVTTENKVIRPATEFRRTESANSAIERLNSEEFRLKVEAFIMEKKRCLVQEENDVVGWREDGSSGLELVGADSI, encoded by the coding sequence atgacgaagaagaagcagctCGATGACGTGgaggcggagaaagcggaagCGATGAGGAGATACAACAACCAGAAACGTCTCAGGAACATCGTACGAGCAGCCGCCCTATCTTTCTTCTGCTACTTGTGGTTTCCCACGCTACAAGCTGCCTGCGATTGGTTTAACCGAACCGGACCGGTTATTAATTTAACCAATCGCGCgctcgttttcttcttcgttaaCGTACTCATCGGTTCCATCTTCCTTCTATCTCGCGATCACGGCGAGGAAGATAGTGGGAGTGTTAGTAGCAACGAGCCAGATCTATACGATCAGTACACCTCCTTCTCCGCCGTAACCGTAGCCGTAACCGCCTCCGATGATGATGATTCGAAAAAGAAAATCGTTCCGACGTTTATCACGGAGGTCCACGAGGAGGTGGTTGCGGAGAAGCAAATCGTTTCGGCGGAGGAGGTGGTGGTTGTAGAGGCGGTTACAACGGAGAATAAGGTTATCCGGCCGGCGACGGAGTTTCGGAGGACTGAGTCGGCGAACTCGGCGATCGAGAGGTTGAACAGCGAGGAGTTTCGTTTGAAGGTGGAGGCGTTTataatggagaagaagagatgtCTTGTTCAGGAGGAAAACGACGTCGTTGGATGGCGAGAAGATGGTTCTTCTGGACTTGAGCTCGTTGGGGCTGACTCTATCTAA
- the LOC106357305 gene encoding glycine-rich cell wall structural protein-like, which produces MMNKPEMRPCLTCNWSPVLPTSLPNSDRVQRDLINERKRKRLESNRESARRSRMRKREHLVGLTTQLEQLRKEIRKATTEVDVTTQHYTKMEAKNSVMRAQVTELNHRLNSLNQIIAFPESYSSAAGGFGTVTGGTAAGGFGMETAPSAAGGFGMETAPSAAGGFGMATAPSAAGGFEMATAPSAAGVFGMATAPSAAGGFGMATAPSAAGGFGMATAPSAAGGFGMPTAPSAAGGFGMATAPSAAGGFGMATAPSAAGVFGMATAPSAAAGGFEMETGYTAAGGFGMEAGQGGGGGFYDDGWSSGGGGGFYDDGWSSGGGGEFFDGAMDPFDLGFYDEPPNMASGSTGVGDVLNRW; this is translated from the coding sequence ATGATGAATAAACCGGAGATGAGACCGTGTCTGACCTGTAACTGGTCGCCGGTTCTACCGACCAGTTTACCAAACTCCGATCGCGTGCAACGTGATCTGATCAACGAGCGGAAGAGGAAGAGGCTGGAGTCCAACAGAGAGTCGGCGAGGAGGTCGAGGATGAGGAAGCGGGAGCATCTGGTGGGTCTAACGACTCAGCTCGAGCAGCTGCGCAAGGAAATCCGCAAGGCCACCACCGAGGTCGATGTCACGACGCAGCACTACACCAAGATGGAGGCGAAGAACTCCGTTATGAGAGCTCAGGTGACGGAGCTAAACCATCGCCTGAACTCCCTCAACCAGATCATCGCTTTTCCAGAGTCGTACTCCTCCGCCGCCGGAGGATTCGGGACGGTGACGGGGGGCACCGCCGCCGGAGGTTTTGGGATGGAGACTGCTCCCTCCGCTGCCGGAGGATTTGGGATGGAGACTGCTCCCTCCGCTGCCGGAGGATTTGGAATGGCGACTGCTCCCTCCGCCGCCGGAGGTTTTGAAATGGCGACTGCTCCCTCCGCCGCCGGAGTATTTGGAATGGCGACTGCTCCCTCCGCCGCCGGAGGTTTTGGTATGGCGACTGCTCCCTCCGCTGCCGGAGGATTTGGAATGGCGACTGCTCCCTCCGCCGCCGGAGGTTTTGGGATGCCGACTGCTCCCTCCGCCGCCGGAGGATTTGGGATGGCGACTGCTCCCTCCGCCGCCGGAGGATTTGGGATGGCGACTGCTCCCTCCGCCGCCGGAGTATTTGGAATGGCGACTGCTCCCTCCGCCGCCGCCGGAGGATTTGAGATGGAGACGGGCTACACCGCTGCCGGAGGATTTGGGATGGAGGCTGGTCAGGGAGGAGGAGGTGGATTTTACGACGATGGCTGGAGCagcggaggaggaggtggatTTTACGACGATGGCTGGAGCAGCGGAGGAGGAGGTGAATTTTTCGACGGAGCGATGGACCCTTTCGATCTAGGGTTTTATGACGAACCACCAAACATGGCTTCTGGTTCGACTGGTGTTGGTGATGTTCTCAACCGTTGGTAA
- the BNAANNG09230D gene encoding uncharacterized protein BNAANNG09230D yields the protein MGSVCCVAVKDRRKVPPPPSSSGHHHHHAAAGASLHRNSACSPQWSFRRDVNRRRVADEIEGSPYYSREGLSMDKTSSLGSERGTRSEGGTPPPDGTPFLKSGAPEMGSNSMMVPPSSDSSLASHDPIEVKSFAASPSIVPSALSKPLFSSPSLSTPVCDLSSAHTRLLPPKSTPSRRARRSPGHQLFRQVSDSQILGFKSPNNNYSVSEGRSSFKLSTCSNDFANGSHYASSEGGWSLNTFSELVAYSQRERWSFDSEHLGSGRRKLSGGGSSRFSFSPSVVVDQQNCGACSKLLTERSSVANFELPIAAVLACGHVYHAECLETMTTEIEKYDPACPICTIGEKRVAKITRKALKAEAEAKAKHYKRCKNRVVDSYGESECDEFMFQKTGKREGKSLKMEPSSSSKGPSKSFLKWHFASLSSKWSNNRLSKDSALKKGFWSRHRNNRSSSSIEGLNQTSQL from the exons ATGGGTTCAGTTTGTTGCGTAGCTGTGAAAGACAGGAGGAAGGTCCCTCCTCCTCCCAGTAGCAGCggacaccaccaccaccacgctGCCGCCGGGGCCTCTCTTCATCGGAACTCGGCGTGCTCGCCTCAGTGGAGCTTTCGAAGGGATGTTAATAGGAGGCGTGTGGCTGATGAGATCGAAGGTTCGCCTTATTATAGTAGAGAAGGGCTTAGTATGGATAAAACGTCGTCGTTGGGGTCTGAGAGAGGGACTCGTTCTGAGGGTGGAACTCCTCCTCCTGATGGGACTCCCTTTCTCAAGTCAGGAGCTCCGGAGATGGGATCCAACTCTATGATGGTCCCACCTTCTTCAG ATTCATCCTTGGCAAGCCATGACCCCATTGAG GTGAAGAGTTTTGCTGCCTCGCCGAGTATTGTTCCGTCAGCTCTTTCCAAGCCTTTGTTCTCCTCGCCATCTCTCTCTACTCCTGTTTGTGACCTTTCCTCGGCTCATACTCGTTTGCTTCCTCCTAAATCCACACCATCAAGACGAGCTAGGCGTTCACCGGGGCATCAGTTGTTTAGGCAGGTTTCCGATAGTCAAATCTTAGGATTCAAATCCCCGAATAACAACTACTCAGTCTCTGAAGGGAGGTCGTCCTTTAAGCTTTCGACCTGTAGCAACGACTTCGCCAACGGATCCCATTACGCTTCCTCTGAAGGTGGATGGTCCTTGAACACGTTTTCTGAGCTCGTGGCGTATTCTCAGAGGGAGAGATGGTCGTTTGATAGCGAGCACTTGGGTTCCGGTAGAAGGAAACTTAGTGGTGGTGGTAGCAGCAGATTCTCCTTCTCCCCTTCCGTTGTCGTCGATCAGCAGAACTGTGGAGCTTGCTCGAAGCTATTAACCGAGAGGTCTTCTGTGGCGAACTTCGAGCTCCCGATCGCTGCTGTTCTTGCTTGTGGTCATGTGTACCACGCTGAGTGTTTAGAGACCATGACTACCGAGATTGAGAAGTACGATCCCGCTTGCCCCATATGCACGATTGGGGAGAAACGGGTTGCTAAGATAACAAGGAAGGCTCTAAAGGCAGAGGCGGAAGCGAAAGCAAAGCATTACAAAAGATGTAAGAACCGTGTGGTGGATAGCTACGGCGAGAGTGAGTGCGATGAGTTTATGTTCCAGAAGACAGGGAAAAGAGAAGGAAAATCTCTGAAGATGGAGCCTAGCTCCAGTAGCAAAGGCCCGTCAAAGTCGTTCTTGAAATGGCATTTCGCTTCTCTCAGCTCCAAGTGGAGTAACAACCGTTTGTCCAAAGACTCTGCTTTGAAGAAAGGGTTTTGGTCTAGACATCGTAACAACCGTTCTTCATCAAGCATAGAG GGACTTAACCAGACATCTCAGCTTTAA
- the LOC106354496 gene encoding BEL1-like homeodomain protein 3, which translates to MAVYYPTSVGMQPLYQESIYLNEQQQQQQASSSSAASFSGGGGGLDIPNSDGGVRHEMVFIPPTNDVVVTGLNESSSNDLSFQGGGLSLSLGNQIQYHYQNLSNQLNYSNDENGKSLSHHHHQHQAEQLPSTGYSNGVGYYNNYRYETSGFVSSVLRSRYLKPTQQLLDEVVSVRKDMKLGESNKKTKNNNNDKGQDFTNGPNNNNTENEKFPEELSPQERQELQSKKNKLLTMADEVDKRYNQYYHQMEAVASSFEMVAGHGAAKPYTSVALNRISRHFRCLRDAIKEQIQVIRGKLGEKETSEEQGERIPRLRYLDQRLRQQRALHQQLGMVRPSWRPQRGLPENSVSILRAWLFEHFLHPYPKESEKIMLAKQTGLSKNQVANWFINARVRLWKPMIEEMYKEEFGDASELLSNSNRDKNKMQETSQLKHEDSYSSQQHHQGNNNNNIAYTSAVEENLVFTDPKPDRVTTTGDYDSLMNYQGFGVDDYNRYIGLGNQQDGRFSNPHQLHDFVV; encoded by the exons atGGCGGTTTATTACCCAACTAGTGTCGGCATGCAACCTCTGTACCAAGAATCCATCTACCTCaacgaacaacaacaacagcaacaagcttcttcttcctccgccGCATCTTTCTCCGGCGGAGGAGGCGGTCTCGATATCCCTAACTCCGATGGTGGTGTACGACACGAGATGGTATTTATCCCACCAACAAACGACGTCGTCGTCACAGGACTCAATGAAAGTTCAAGCAACGATCTAAGCTTTCAAGGAGGAGGACTTTCACTGAGCCTCGGTAACCAGATCCAATACCATTACCAGAATCTCTCGAACCAATTGAATTACAGTAACGATGAGAATGGGAAGAGCCTGAGCCATCACCATCATCAACATCAAGCTGAGCAGCTTCCTTCCACTGGTTACAGCAATGGAGTTGGATACTACAACAACTACCGTTACGAGACATCAGGGTTTGTGAGCAGCGTTCTAAGGTCTCGTTACCTTAAACCAACACAACAGTTGCTAGATGAAGTCGTTAGTGTCAGGAAAGATATGAAACTGGGTGAGAGTAACAAGAAGACcaagaacaacaacaatgaCAAGGGTCAAGACTTTACTAATGGGCCTAATAATAACAACACAGAGAACGAGAAATTCCCAGAGGAGTTATCGCCTCAAGAACGTCAAGAACTTCAGAGCAAGAAGAACAAGCTCTTAACAATGGCTGATGAG GTAGATAAGAGGTACAACCAATACTACCATCAAATGGAGGCTGTAGCTTCGTCTTTCGAGATGGTAGCTGGTCATGGAGCAGCCAAGCCTTACACATCAGTGGCTCTGAACAGAATCTCTCGCCATTTCCGCTGCTTGCGGGACGCCATAAAGGAGCAGATACAGGTGATAAGAGGGAAGCTTGGGGAGAAAGAAACGTCTGAAGAACAAGGAGAGAGGATACCACGTCTTAGGTATTTAGATCAGAGGTTGAGACAACAGAGAGCTTTGCATCAACAGCTTGGAATGGTTAGACCATCTTGGAGACCACAAAGAGGCTTACCCGAAAACTCTGTCTCTATACTCCGCGCTTGGCTCTTTGAGCATTTCCTTCATCC atatcCTAAGGAGTCAGAGAAAATCATGCTTGCTAAGCAGACAGGACTATCAAAAAACCAG GTTGCGAACTGGTTTATTAACGCGAGAGTTCGGCTATGGAAACCGATGATCGAAGAGATGTATAAAGAAGAGTTTGGAGATGCATCAGAGTTACTCTCTAACTCTAACCGAGACAAGAACAAAATGCAGGAAACATCCCAGCTTAAACACGAAGACTCTTATTCTTCTCAACAACATCATCaaggaaacaacaacaacaacattgcATATACGTCTGCTGTTGAAGAAAACCTTGTCTTCACAGATCCAAAACCAGACCGTGTTACTACTACTGGAGACTACGACAGCTTGATGAACTATCAAGGGTTTGGTGTCGATGATTACAACCGCTACATTGGCCTTGGAAACCAACAAGATGGCAGATTCTCTAATCCCCATCAGTTACACGACTTTGTTGTCTAA